A window from Scyliorhinus canicula chromosome 19, sScyCan1.1, whole genome shotgun sequence encodes these proteins:
- the LOC119954418 gene encoding nicotinamide N-methyltransferase-like: MEISFSDGNYYEEKFDSRVFLETYFNSTSGHRQENEFLTFSLKNLVNVFSNGPKFRRLLEIGSGPCLHFALCASGHAEEIVLSDFVRSNCQEIKLWLKNDPGAFDWSHFAKLVCELEGNREKWTEKEKKLRDSVKQVLKCDVNQTNPLDPVELEPVDCLMTSLCLEVACKDKAAYCAALRNVTALLKPGGVLIMNGVLNQTFYTVNNHKFSCVKFDQAFLRKIVKEVGYEIEQLEIFDGLDKSQNTLSDFNAIFFLVALKNKNAPC; the protein is encoded by the exons ATGGAGATAAGCTTTAGCGATGGCAACTATTATGAGGAAAAATTTGACTCCCGGGTCTTTTTGGAAACATACTTTAATTCAACCTCTGGACATCGACAGGAAAATGAATTCTTGACTTTTTCTCTGAAGAATTTGGTAAATGTATTTTCCAATG GTCCGAAATTCCGCAGACTGCTTGAAATTGGATCTGGTCCCTGTCTCCACTTCGCTCTCTGTGCCTCGGGGCACGCGGAGGAAATTGTTCTGTCCGATTTTGTTCGCAGCAACTGCCAAGAGATTAAGCTGTGGCTGAAAAATGATCCGGGAGCTTTTGACTGGAGCCACTTTGCAAAATTAGTGTGTGAACTGGAAGGCAACAG ggaaaaatggacagagaAAGAGAAGAAGCTGAGAGATTCCGTCAAACAAGTTTTGAAGTGTGATGTCAATCAAACTAACCCTCTGGATCCAGTGGAATTGGAACCTGTTGATTGTCTGATGACGTCCTTGTGTCTGGAAGTTGCCTGTAAGGATAAAGCAGCTTACTGCGCTGCTCTCAGAAATGTAACCGCCCTGTTAAAACCAGGCGGGGTGCTCATTATGAATGGTGTTTTGAACCAGACCTTTTATACAGTCAACAATCACAAGTTTTCATGTGTAAAATTCGATCAGGCCTTTTTGAGAAAAATTGTGAAGGAAGTAGGATATGAGATAGAGCAGTTGGAAATTTTTGATGGTCTTGACAAATCTCAGAACACTCTGTCAGACTTTAATGCTATATTTTTCCTAGTTGCTCTTAAGAATAAGAATGCTCCATGCTGA